In Flavobacterium sp. N3904, one DNA window encodes the following:
- a CDS encoding arylsulfatase — MKNKTKSLMFLFMGTLLVAISPSARAQIQTTGTPGTPSATTTISGKEIPAPQPTDDSKIGATVADSKIWWPPRVVPKKGAPNVLLIMTDDQGYGVSGTFGGVIPTPALDRVAKNGLRYTQFNSTALCSPTRAALLTGRNHHSTGFGVITELSTGYPGYNSIMGTDNGTIGQILKGNGYATSWFGKNHNTPDYTYSVSGPFNQWPSGMGFDYFYGFQGGETDQYSPYLFQDHTQIFPWIGKPDYNLITDMADQAIARMKALQAADPGQPFFIYYAPGGTHSPHQPKAEWIEKFKGKFDMGWNVMREQIFANQKKLGVIPANAQLTPWPADLPTWDSLTADQKKLYARQAEVYGAYAAYTDYEIGRVIQQVEDMGQLNNTIIIYICGDNGTSPEGTLSGTPNQWTSYNGILDFPIADQLKFYDAWGSAATYPHMAVAWSWAFDTPFKYTKQIASHFGGTRQGLAISWPGHIDDIGGIRTQFHHVIDIMPTIMEVTGVGQPEEIDGIKQKPIEGTSMVYTFKKENANAPTTHKVQYFEMIANRGIYSNGWYANTVPPHGPWVLNAPLPPIADYKWELYNLNDDYSQNNDLAAKNPAKLKEMQNIFDQEAKKYNVYPLDNRSFARAIEPRPSSTAGRTVFTYTGVNPGIATSNSPSILGRSYTVTAEVTVPQGGGNGMIVTTGGRWGGWGLYILNGIPVFDYNMLILAQYRWAGKQALTPGKHTIVYDYVYDGPGIAKGGTGTLKVDGVVVDSHTQPNSISFLQVSDETFDVGTDLRTELNAADYKLPFDFTGTINNLTINLGPTQFTPAQQAQVKAAQEKAKD, encoded by the coding sequence ATGAAAAACAAGACAAAATCATTGATGTTCCTGTTTATGGGAACACTTCTGGTGGCCATCTCGCCTTCCGCCAGAGCACAGATCCAGACTACTGGTACGCCAGGAACGCCGAGTGCTACGACAACCATTAGCGGCAAAGAAATTCCCGCACCACAGCCAACTGACGACAGTAAGATTGGAGCAACTGTTGCCGATTCCAAAATTTGGTGGCCACCACGTGTTGTTCCAAAAAAAGGAGCGCCAAACGTATTATTGATCATGACAGATGACCAAGGATATGGTGTAAGCGGAACTTTTGGTGGTGTTATTCCAACTCCGGCACTTGATCGTGTGGCGAAAAACGGATTGCGTTATACGCAGTTCAACTCTACAGCTCTATGTTCGCCTACACGTGCTGCATTACTTACAGGTCGTAACCACCACTCCACCGGTTTTGGAGTAATTACAGAACTTTCTACAGGATATCCTGGTTACAACTCCATTATGGGGACCGACAACGGAACTATTGGGCAGATCCTCAAAGGAAATGGTTATGCTACTTCCTGGTTTGGAAAAAACCATAACACACCTGATTACACCTATAGTGTATCCGGACCGTTCAATCAATGGCCATCCGGAATGGGATTTGATTATTTTTACGGATTTCAGGGCGGAGAAACAGACCAGTACTCACCATATCTTTTTCAGGATCATACCCAAATTTTTCCTTGGATAGGAAAACCTGATTATAACCTGATTACAGACATGGCAGATCAGGCAATTGCACGTATGAAAGCATTGCAGGCTGCAGATCCTGGTCAGCCGTTCTTTATTTATTATGCTCCTGGAGGAACACACTCCCCCCACCAACCAAAAGCGGAATGGATTGAAAAATTCAAAGGGAAATTTGACATGGGATGGAACGTAATGAGAGAGCAGATTTTTGCCAATCAGAAAAAATTAGGCGTTATTCCTGCCAATGCACAACTTACTCCATGGCCGGCTGACCTTCCAACATGGGATTCACTTACTGCAGATCAAAAAAAATTGTATGCCCGTCAGGCGGAAGTTTATGGAGCATACGCAGCCTATACCGATTATGAAATTGGCCGTGTGATTCAACAAGTTGAAGATATGGGTCAACTGAACAACACTATCATTATTTACATTTGTGGAGACAACGGAACCAGTCCAGAGGGTACTCTTTCTGGAACTCCAAACCAATGGACATCATATAATGGTATCCTTGATTTCCCAATTGCTGACCAATTGAAGTTTTACGATGCATGGGGATCTGCAGCAACCTATCCTCACATGGCTGTAGCCTGGTCATGGGCTTTTGACACTCCTTTTAAATACACCAAACAAATTGCATCTCACTTTGGAGGAACGCGTCAAGGTTTGGCCATTTCTTGGCCGGGTCATATTGATGATATCGGAGGAATTCGTACTCAATTTCACCATGTTATCGACATCATGCCTACAATTATGGAAGTTACCGGTGTAGGGCAACCGGAAGAAATTGATGGTATCAAGCAAAAACCTATTGAAGGAACCAGTATGGTCTATACTTTCAAGAAAGAAAATGCCAACGCACCAACCACACACAAAGTGCAATACTTTGAAATGATTGCCAATCGCGGTATTTACAGCAACGGATGGTATGCCAATACAGTACCGCCTCATGGACCATGGGTATTGAACGCACCATTGCCTCCAATTGCAGATTACAAATGGGAGCTTTATAACCTGAATGACGATTATTCTCAAAACAACGATCTTGCAGCAAAAAATCCTGCAAAATTAAAAGAGATGCAGAATATCTTTGATCAGGAAGCCAAAAAATACAATGTATATCCGTTAGACAACCGTTCTTTTGCACGTGCTATCGAACCAAGACCTAGTAGTACAGCAGGTAGAACTGTATTTACATATACTGGTGTCAATCCCGGTATTGCGACTTCAAATTCTCCTAGTATTTTAGGCAGATCGTATACTGTAACTGCTGAAGTTACCGTACCTCAAGGAGGTGGTAACGGTATGATTGTAACAACCGGAGGCCGTTGGGGCGGATGGGGACTTTATATCCTGAATGGTATCCCTGTTTTTGACTACAACATGCTTATTCTGGCACAATACCGCTGGGCAGGAAAACAAGCGCTAACTCCAGGAAAGCATACTATTGTTTATGATTATGTTTATGATGGACCAGGAATTGCCAAGGGCGGAACTGGAACATTAAAAGTAGACGGTGTTGTCGTAGATTCTCATACACAACCAAATTCTATCTCGTTCCTTCAGGTATCTGATGAAACTTTTGATGTAGGAACTGACCTTCGTACAGAGTTGAATGCAGCGGATTATAAATTGCCATTTGATTTTACAGGAACAATAAACAACCTTACTATCAATCTTGGACCAACACAATTTACGCCTGCTCAACAAGCACAAGTAAAAGCGGCCCAAGAAAAAGCGAAAGACTAA
- a CDS encoding DUF2092 domain-containing protein, producing the protein MKRQNIFLIPFFFIAFLVGCSNTKEGAYDAKAIAAMDKLSSTIGELKSCSYSLSTDVTHSTTSGKPAEHRESDVYMKGPNKLYVFTKETGNRKGYYYNGSEIALFRFDKKTYEVLPAPDNTIAMITEAHDKYGVDFPAADFFYPSLTDDMMEHFDTIVDAGTAKIDGVLCKEINAISAKMNVFVSIDAATNLPKRLEIYYLGDEKGKSYVITFSNFISNPVLEDKIFNFAPPKEASKTTLLTQKLDN; encoded by the coding sequence ATGAAAAGACAAAATATATTTTTAATACCATTCTTTTTTATTGCATTCTTGGTTGGCTGCAGCAATACAAAGGAAGGCGCTTATGATGCCAAAGCTATTGCAGCTATGGATAAATTGAGTAGTACAATTGGAGAATTAAAATCGTGTAGCTATTCGCTTTCTACAGATGTGACTCACAGTACAACTAGTGGCAAACCTGCAGAACATAGAGAAAGTGATGTGTATATGAAGGGACCAAATAAACTGTATGTTTTTACAAAAGAGACTGGGAACAGAAAAGGATATTACTACAATGGAAGCGAAATTGCATTGTTTAGATTTGATAAAAAAACCTATGAAGTCTTGCCCGCTCCAGATAATACCATTGCAATGATAACAGAGGCACATGATAAATATGGCGTTGATTTTCCGGCAGCCGATTTTTTCTATCCAAGCCTAACAGACGATATGATGGAGCATTTTGACACTATTGTTGATGCAGGTACAGCAAAAATTGATGGTGTTCTTTGCAAGGAAATAAATGCTATTAGTGCCAAGATGAATGTTTTTGTTTCTATAGATGCAGCAACAAATCTTCCAAAAAGGCTCGAAATTTATTATCTCGGAGACGAAAAAGGCAAAAGCTATGTGATTACTTTTTCAAATTTTATATCAAATCCTGTTTTGGAGGATAAGATTTTTAATTTTGCGCCACCGAAAGAGGCTTCAAAAACAACACTTTTAACTCAAAAACTGGACAACTGA
- a CDS encoding DUF6515 family protein: MKRNIYILSLIAILLLFVSPDLIAQRMGHGGGGGRGGGGMNRSSINGGSFQSRDRPSSSNMSGSSYKSNSNINRNNASSSYNKGNYNNASNSYNKGNYNKSNINNNNINSNNRNYNNVNVNNVNVNRNVTVNAHYSSGYYNGYHGYHPYYYHPYTPYHYGAYWHPVGFFMAAMVTTAVMVSVANQSYYYNQGVYYTQVSGGYTVVPAPVNVTVVSLPNDMVAVKNNDVTYYYFGGTFYTKSSKGYTVVVAPIGAIVSTIPEGATEQEIDGQKYVVYNNTYFQPFLQNGQNMYQIVAMD, translated from the coding sequence ATGAAACGCAATATATATATCCTAAGTTTAATAGCTATTCTATTATTATTTGTCTCACCAGATCTTATTGCCCAGCGAATGGGACATGGCGGCGGCGGCGGTCGTGGAGGCGGCGGAATGAATCGTTCTTCTATAAATGGTGGATCTTTTCAATCAAGAGACAGGCCTAGCAGCAGTAATATGAGCGGCTCCAGTTACAAATCCAATAGCAATATTAATAGAAACAATGCAAGTTCATCTTATAATAAAGGGAACTATAATAACGCATCAAATTCTTATAATAAAGGCAATTATAACAAAAGCAACATTAACAATAATAATATTAACAGTAATAATAGAAATTACAACAATGTTAACGTGAATAATGTCAATGTAAACCGTAACGTAACCGTAAATGCCCATTATAGCAGCGGTTATTATAATGGATATCATGGATATCATCCGTATTACTACCATCCATACACACCGTACCATTATGGTGCCTATTGGCATCCCGTTGGATTTTTTATGGCGGCAATGGTCACTACAGCAGTAATGGTATCAGTGGCCAATCAAAGCTACTATTACAATCAAGGAGTTTATTATACCCAAGTTTCAGGTGGATATACGGTAGTTCCAGCACCTGTGAATGTTACAGTTGTTAGTCTGCCAAACGATATGGTTGCCGTAAAAAACAATGATGTTACCTATTATTACTTTGGAGGAACATTCTATACCAAATCGTCTAAGGGATATACTGTGGTTGTTGCCCCGATTGGAGCGATTGTTAGCACTATTCCAGAGGGCGCAACAGAGCAGGAAATTGACGGTCAAAAATATGTAGTTTACAATAACACTTATTTTCAGCCCTTTTTGCAAAACGGACAAAATATGTATCAGATTGTTGCTATGGATTAA
- a CDS encoding DUF6646 family protein — protein sequence MKKIITLLFLVCFGFTNAQAFKGKGDGKLDIGAIFQNGGTGIGVTVDFGIGENISYGFGASYVLGVSNGYLYDQNFSDRFDAEVRLNANLGSVFKLDPKMDIYPGLDLSLKNFGAHLGMRYFFTDGFGVFTEAGFPIAKYDSQASGFNNQFNVNVGASFNL from the coding sequence ATGAAAAAAATTATTACCCTATTATTTTTAGTATGCTTTGGTTTTACAAATGCTCAAGCTTTTAAAGGAAAAGGAGACGGAAAATTGGATATTGGTGCCATCTTTCAAAATGGAGGAACCGGAATTGGAGTAACCGTAGATTTTGGGATTGGAGAAAATATATCCTACGGGTTTGGGGCATCTTATGTATTGGGCGTTTCAAATGGCTATCTATACGATCAAAATTTTTCGGATCGTTTTGATGCTGAAGTTCGATTGAATGCAAATCTAGGAAGTGTTTTCAAACTAGACCCAAAAATGGATATTTATCCAGGTTTGGATTTAAGCCTTAAAAATTTTGGTGCCCATTTGGGAATGCGATATTTCTTTACAGATGGTTTTGGTGTGTTTACAGAAGCGGGTTTCCCAATAGCAAAATATGATTCTCAAGCTTCAGGTTTTAACAATCAGTTTAATGTCAATGTTGGAGCTTCGTTTAATCTGTAA
- a CDS encoding metallophosphoesterase family protein: MRTLVIGDIHGGLRALHQIMERAKVTTKDKLIFLGDYVDGWSQSPQVIDYLIEMKITHDIICIRGNHDELLREWLKDSKDNEQWYQHGGEATVLAYQTVDGETKKRHIEFLETLENYFLDEHNRLFIHAGFTNMNGVNYEYFPKLFYWDRTLWETALALDQNIKTDHLFYPKRFTLYKEIYIGHTPVSRIGETIPIQKANIWNIDTSAAFNGPLTIMDVDTKEFWQSEPLPTLYTNEKGRNKI, translated from the coding sequence ATGAGAACATTAGTTATAGGAGACATACATGGCGGATTACGAGCACTGCATCAAATTATGGAAAGAGCCAAAGTAACTACAAAAGACAAACTAATTTTCTTGGGTGATTATGTGGATGGCTGGAGTCAATCTCCACAAGTGATTGATTATTTAATCGAAATGAAAATAACTCATGATATTATTTGCATTAGAGGAAATCATGATGAATTGTTACGAGAATGGCTCAAGGATAGTAAGGATAATGAACAATGGTACCAACATGGTGGTGAAGCTACAGTTCTGGCCTATCAAACAGTAGATGGAGAAACCAAAAAAAGACACATTGAATTCTTAGAAACGTTAGAAAATTATTTTTTAGACGAACATAATAGATTGTTTATTCATGCTGGATTTACCAATATGAATGGGGTAAATTATGAGTATTTTCCAAAATTATTTTATTGGGACAGAACGCTGTGGGAAACGGCATTGGCATTAGACCAAAATATAAAAACCGATCATTTGTTTTATCCCAAAAGATTTACTTTATACAAAGAAATTTATATTGGCCACACCCCTGTTTCTAGAATTGGAGAAACCATTCCCATTCAAAAAGCCAATATTTGGAATATCGATACCAGTGCTGCTTTCAATGGGCCACTGACAATTATGGATGTTGACACCAAAGAGTTTTGGCAAAGTGAACCTTTACCCACTTTATATACAAATGAAAAAGGTCGAAATAAAATCTAA
- a CDS encoding ATP-binding protein, producing the protein MINKRLLIKNLLAHNDESSFYDKKRQLNLHSREGKAKFLKHICALSNSNPTNNSYIVVGVEDENNQIVGDDFFDDSRIQNLVNAFLENPPKIQYENVPFPNLPKDKVIGLVTIKPNSKTSYFKKGIHTIVANSIFIRRGSNTMPVEGEVEKNYQNTETVIGIENNSRNSIEYTLDGVIDFMNLRHKDMSPKYKVFKELFVICWAGIAKKSREKTYLSRVDIELINEQIKLFYSAQDVVEITYDEDTFTIIEYVPLGLNDKTSYYPLEQQTIHFHDNGYYKIDRKMLFEPPEFNKKMLYHIYNANIALLNKLGKGMQLSSREHKDLENLPSTFMICYLNGFDDAKQKLIDAKPLLKPFTQVFLSFKEALRILRKMKYDVQ; encoded by the coding sequence ATGATCAACAAGCGCCTTCTTATCAAAAACTTACTGGCTCACAATGATGAGAGCAGTTTCTATGATAAAAAAAGGCAGTTGAATTTGCATTCCAGAGAAGGAAAAGCGAAGTTTCTGAAACACATTTGTGCATTATCAAATTCAAATCCTACCAACAATTCATACATAGTTGTAGGTGTTGAAGATGAAAATAACCAGATTGTAGGAGATGATTTTTTTGATGATAGTCGGATTCAAAATTTAGTAAATGCATTTCTAGAAAATCCTCCAAAAATTCAATACGAAAATGTGCCTTTCCCAAATTTACCAAAGGATAAAGTAATTGGATTGGTAACCATAAAGCCCAACAGCAAAACTTCTTATTTCAAAAAAGGAATTCATACAATTGTAGCAAATAGTATTTTTATACGTCGCGGTAGTAATACCATGCCCGTTGAAGGTGAAGTGGAAAAAAATTACCAGAACACAGAAACCGTTATTGGCATCGAAAATAATTCTAGAAACAGCATCGAATATACACTTGATGGAGTGATTGATTTTATGAATCTTCGGCATAAGGATATGTCTCCAAAATACAAAGTTTTCAAAGAATTATTTGTTATTTGCTGGGCTGGAATTGCAAAAAAATCGAGAGAGAAAACCTATTTGTCCCGAGTGGATATTGAATTAATCAATGAGCAAATCAAACTCTTTTATTCTGCTCAGGATGTGGTTGAAATTACGTATGACGAAGATACTTTTACCATTATTGAATATGTTCCTTTGGGGCTGAATGACAAAACGAGTTACTATCCGCTGGAGCAACAAACGATTCATTTTCATGATAATGGCTATTATAAAATTGATCGGAAAATGCTTTTTGAACCGCCTGAATTCAATAAAAAAATGTTGTATCACATTTACAATGCAAATATTGCATTACTCAATAAACTTGGAAAAGGAATGCAATTGTCAAGTCGAGAGCACAAAGATTTAGAAAATTTACCTTCTACTTTTATGATTTGTTACCTCAACGGTTTTGATGATGCCAAACAAAAATTGATTGATGCCAAACCGTTATTAAAACCATTTACACAGGTCTTTTTATCGTTTAAAGAAGCGTTACGAATTTTGAGAAAAATGAAATATGATGTCCAGTAA
- a CDS encoding aldo/keto reductase: protein MSKIPFSKIIAGTMTWGIWGKNCTSQQMIELMNSCLENGISTFDHADIYGGYTTESNFGKAFQESKIDRQKIQLISKCGIQMLSENRNNTIKHYAYSKDYIIWSAEQSLQHLKTDYLDLLLLHRPSPLMHADEIAEAVEKLKIEGKILDFGVSNFTPSQTNLIETKTKINYNQIEFSITHLEPMLDGSLDHMQTNRITPMCWSPLGTVFRKDNEQSQRIKKVANELAAKYNVADDIILLAWILKHPARILPVCGTSDKNRIANLMQATTIEMELQDWFTLYTASTGHDVA, encoded by the coding sequence ATGAGCAAAATACCTTTTTCAAAAATTATTGCAGGCACCATGACTTGGGGAATTTGGGGCAAAAACTGTACTAGTCAACAAATGATTGAATTAATGAATTCTTGCCTCGAAAACGGCATTTCTACCTTCGATCATGCTGATATTTATGGAGGTTATACTACAGAATCTAATTTTGGAAAAGCCTTCCAAGAAAGTAAAATTGACAGACAAAAAATACAATTAATATCCAAATGTGGGATACAAATGCTTAGTGAAAATCGAAATAATACGATTAAACATTATGCCTATTCTAAAGACTATATTATTTGGTCGGCAGAACAATCTTTGCAACATTTGAAAACCGATTATTTGGACCTTTTGCTGTTGCATCGCCCAAGTCCATTAATGCATGCCGATGAAATTGCTGAAGCAGTTGAAAAATTAAAAATAGAAGGAAAGATTTTGGATTTTGGTGTTTCGAATTTTACACCAAGCCAAACCAATTTGATTGAAACAAAAACCAAAATTAATTATAACCAAATTGAATTTTCGATTACCCATCTTGAGCCCATGCTTGACGGGAGTTTAGACCACATGCAAACCAACCGGATAACTCCTATGTGCTGGTCTCCATTGGGAACTGTTTTTAGAAAAGATAACGAGCAATCGCAACGCATAAAGAAAGTGGCAAATGAACTCGCAGCCAAATATAATGTGGCTGATGATATCATTTTATTGGCTTGGATTTTGAAACATCCTGCCAGAATTTTGCCTGTTTGCGGCACATCGGACAAAAATAGAATTGCCAATTTGATGCAAGCCACCACAATAGAAATGGAATTACAAGATTGGTTCACGCTCTACACAGCGAGTACAGGACATGACGTGGCTTAG
- a CDS encoding AAA family ATPase: MEDNTTTLDIRAINEKIERESAFIDLLTMEMNKVIVGQKHMVERLLIGLLGQGHILLEGVPGLAKTLAINTLSQAIHGSFSRIQFTPDLLPADVVGTMIYNIKANEFSIKKGPIFANFVLADEINRAPAKVQSALLEAMQEKQVTIGDTTFKLDRPFLVLATQNPIEQEGTYQLPEAQVDRFMLKTVIDYPKMEDERLVIRQNLKGSYDKVNPVVSVEQILRAQEAVREVYMDEKIEKYILDIIFATRYPEKYKLAELKPLISFGASPRGSINLATAAKCYAFIKRRGYVIPEDVRAVVHDILRHRIGITYEAEAENITSVDIINKIINEIEVP, encoded by the coding sequence ATGGAAGATAATACAACGACTTTAGACATTAGAGCAATCAATGAAAAAATCGAAAGAGAAAGTGCTTTTATAGACCTTCTTACCATGGAGATGAACAAAGTTATTGTGGGTCAGAAACACATGGTAGAAAGATTGTTGATTGGGCTTTTGGGTCAAGGTCATATTTTGTTAGAAGGTGTTCCTGGATTGGCAAAAACATTGGCCATAAACACCCTTTCTCAAGCCATTCATGGATCGTTTAGTAGAATACAGTTTACTCCTGATTTATTGCCCGCAGATGTTGTTGGAACCATGATTTATAACATTAAAGCCAATGAATTTTCTATAAAAAAAGGACCAATTTTTGCCAATTTCGTCCTTGCCGATGAGATTAACCGTGCGCCAGCCAAGGTACAATCTGCATTATTGGAGGCGATGCAGGAAAAGCAAGTAACTATCGGTGATACGACTTTCAAACTGGATCGTCCATTTTTAGTTTTGGCTACACAAAATCCAATCGAGCAAGAAGGAACTTACCAATTGCCGGAAGCGCAGGTCGATCGTTTTATGTTGAAAACAGTTATCGATTATCCAAAAATGGAAGACGAGCGATTGGTGATCCGTCAAAATCTTAAAGGAAGCTACGATAAAGTAAATCCTGTGGTTTCTGTAGAGCAAATTTTACGTGCGCAAGAAGCCGTTCGTGAGGTTTATATGGATGAAAAAATAGAGAAATACATCCTTGATATTATTTTCGCTACTCGTTATCCTGAGAAATACAAATTGGCCGAATTGAAACCTTTAATCAGTTTTGGAGCATCACCACGTGGAAGCATCAACCTTGCTACAGCTGCAAAATGTTATGCTTTTATCAAACGTCGTGGATATGTAATTCCTGAAGACGTTCGTGCCGTAGTTCATGATATTTTGCGTCACAGAATCGGAATTACTTACGAAGCCGAAGCCGAAAACATTACGTCGGTAGACATCATCAATAAAATCATCAACGAAATTGAAGTACCTTAA
- a CDS encoding DUF58 domain-containing protein, translated as MDTKELLKKVRKIEIKTRRLSDHIFSGEYHTSFKGRGMTFSEVRQYQFGDDIRAIDWNVTARYNEAHVKVFEEERELTMMLMVDISGSESFGSKNQFKKEIVTEIAATMAFSATQNNDKIGLILFSDHIELYIPPKKGRSHVLRIIRELIEFQPKSYKTDIAQALKFLSGTQKKKAIVFVISDFMSGDYEQTLKIASKKHDITGIRVYDIREEKMPDLGMVSMLDAETGETRLINTGSKSVRMDYEKYYHDNVNYFKETFSKSGSGVVNTRVDESYVTKLLGYFKSR; from the coding sequence ATGGATACAAAAGAGCTTTTAAAAAAAGTACGAAAAATAGAAATTAAAACCCGAAGATTGAGCGATCATATCTTTTCGGGTGAATACCATACTTCGTTCAAAGGACGCGGAATGACTTTCAGCGAAGTGCGCCAATATCAATTTGGTGATGATATACGTGCCATCGACTGGAATGTGACTGCCCGATACAACGAGGCGCACGTAAAAGTTTTTGAAGAAGAACGAGAATTGACCATGATGCTAATGGTTGATATTTCGGGTTCTGAAAGTTTTGGTTCCAAAAATCAATTCAAGAAAGAAATTGTTACCGAAATCGCTGCAACTATGGCATTTTCGGCTACTCAGAACAATGACAAAATAGGTTTGATTTTGTTTTCGGACCATATCGAATTGTATATTCCACCAAAAAAAGGGAGATCTCACGTATTGAGAATTATTCGTGAATTGATCGAGTTTCAACCTAAGAGTTACAAAACTGATATTGCTCAAGCTTTAAAATTTTTATCAGGGACACAAAAGAAGAAAGCGATTGTATTTGTCATTTCAGATTTTATGTCGGGAGATTATGAGCAAACTTTAAAAATTGCCTCAAAGAAACATGATATTACCGGAATTCGCGTGTATGACATCAGAGAAGAAAAAATGCCAGATTTAGGAATGGTTTCTATGCTCGATGCCGAGACAGGTGAAACCAGATTGATTAACACGGGTTCAAAATCGGTGCGAATGGATTATGAGAAATACTATCATGATAATGTGAATTATTTTAAAGAAACTTTCAGCAAATCGGGTTCGGGTGTTGTAAATACCAGAGTGGACGAAAGTTATGTCACCAAATTATTAGGTTATTTTAAATCACGATAA